The nucleotide sequence GCAGCAAGATTCGTCTGGATTTTCGCAAGGTATTGCCTGGACTCAACAATCCGGCCCGGATCGTGGTCAATCTGCCGGAGATGCGGGTGTATCATTTTCGTGGCGACCGGGTCGAAACCTATCCCATCGGTGTGGGACAGGAGGGGATGATGACCCCGCGGGTGCGCACGGCGGTCACGGGCAAGATGGCCGATCCCATCTGGCGTCCCCCGGCGTCGATCCGCAAGGAGGATCCCAATCTGCCCGAGGCCATCTATCCCGGCCCCCGCAATCCCCTGGGCACCCATGCCATCTATTTGAGTTTGCCCGCCTACCTGATGCATGGCACCAACCGTCCCCTGGGGGTCGGTCGCCGGGTGAGTCACGGGTGCATTCGTTTGTATCCGGAAGATATTGTGGCCTTTTTCCCCAATGTCAACACGGGTGACACCGTGGCCATCGTCAACGAACCCGCCAAGGCGGGCTGGCGTGACGGGGAGTTGTATCTGGAGGTCTATCCGATTCTCGCGGACCTCAAGCACGAAGGCAACGAACGGGAGTGGGTCACCAAGGCCATCAAACAGGCTTTGGCCCGGCGGCCCGATTTGCAGGTAACGGTGGATTGGCGTCTGGCCGAACGTATGGCCGACAACGCGGATGGTCAGTCCCGCCGGGTGGGGGTGGCGACCAATGCCCCTGTCAGCGCCGAGGCGCGGGAGGCCTATATGACGGTTCCCGAAATTCCCGAGGAGCAGACCATTCCGCCAGGGGGATTGCGTCTGCCCAATCTGGAGCAACTGGACCGGGAAGATGGCAATCCCGCCGCCATTCGCATCGATCAGCCCGTGCCAGCGGTGCCGTATCGGTCCCCGGTTCCCCAGTCCGCAGAACCGAAAACGTTGTCTCCGGCCAAGCCTTCATTCGGTGCTCCGATACCCGCTCCCGCGGCTCCCGGTTCCTCTCCGCCGTTTCCGCCGGAGCCGGATCCGGAAGTCGGGGGCGGTGGCGCTGGTGCCGGTGGTGGCGAGCCGATGCCGCCGTTGTCTCCGGAACCGACCATGGACAACGAACCGGATCCGTTGCCGATGAGCGAACCGGAACCCGCCCCCATGCCGGAGCCGCCGCCCACGTCGTGGCCCCCGGAACTGCCGCCGGAATTGCCTCCGGGGGTGGAGCCGCGCCTGCCGGGCGATGGCACGCTCTGATGGAGCGTTGGCTCCATCCCGGCTGCCCAGGGAGGCCGGATGGTCAGGCATCTGCGTTTTAAGAGCAAGATCACTTTCTTTTTTCTGCTGATCCTGGCGGCATTCGTGGTGAATGCCGTCCAGGCCGTTTTGCACTACCAGACCAACACCTCCTCTTGGAAACGGGATCATCTGACCCGTCAAACCAGTATCCTGATCCACGAAATCACACAGAACGCCGATTATGTCCATCGGGAGGTGGAATATTTTCTGCGCACCAAGGATCCCAAGTCCGGGGAACGGGTGGTGACCTTGTTGCAGGAGATGTTTCCCCGCTTGCAGGAGCTGGATGGGTTGCGCGTCATGCCGGACGATCACAGTTCGGAGTCTGTGCAGGAACGGATTCGGGTGCAGTTGGAACTGTTTCGGCGCATTCAGGCCAAGCTGCTTGAAATCGGTTTGAATGAGGAGTCCGGGGAACACGGTCGCATCCGCGCCCGGATCCATCGGATCGAAGAGCTTTTGCAAGACGAAAATGCTTTTGAGCTGCTTGCTTCCATGTTGCAACTGCGGCGTCATGAAAAGGATTTCATGGAACGCAAGCAGATTGTCTATCTGGAAAGGTTCAATGCTGAGGTGGCGCGGTTCGGGGAACTGCTGTACCGCTGCCGGCTGCAACCGGCGGAGCGCAAGGAGATTCAAGAGTCGTTTCTTCCCTATAAGCATGGATTTTACACCATTGCCAGCGAATCCCTGGTGGTCAGTCAGTGGATCGAGCAATACCGGCTTCAGGTGCAAGAGACCGAACGGGGGATGCAGGATCTGTTGGCCGCGCTGGAGCAGGTCTATAAAATGCACGATGTGGCGCAAAGCGCTTTGCTGTTTGACCAGTTTTTGCGTTCGCAGATCACATTTTTCTTGATTCTGTTGGGCATCGGTCTGTTGCTGGTCTGGTTTCAGTATGACCTGTTGCACGCGGTCAACGCCTTGAGCGCCACGGCCCGTCGGGTGGCCGAGGGGGGGGATTATCGGATTGATGTGTGGCGTCGGGACGAGGTGGGGGAGTTGGCCCGTTCCCTCCAGATCATGCAGGAGAGTTTGACCTCCCGTCATCGCGACCTGGAAGAGACGGTCAAGGAACTCAAGGAAAGTGAACAGGAAAATGCCCGGGCCTTGGATCGGCGTTCCGCCATTTCCACCATTTTGCAACAGTCGTTGTTGTCGCTGACCCTGGAGGAGATTCTGGACAAGGCGTTGCAGGTGGTTTTGGAGATCCCCTGGCTGGGTGTGGAGAAACGGGGGGCGATTTTTCTGTTCAACGATGTCACCGGACGATTGGACCTGACGGTACACCGTGCCCTTTCTTCAGAGTTGTTGGATTTGTGTCGTTCGATTCCCTTGGGATACTGTCTGTGCGGTCGGGCCGGGGCGGAGCGGGAGGTGGTGATGAGTCACAACCTGGATGGCAGGCATGACATCCGTTTCGAGGGCATGACGTCCCATGGTCACTACTGCGTGCCGATTCTGTCGGATCAGCATCTGTTGGGGGTGTTGAATGTCTATCTGGCCACCGGACACGTTTATGACGATGACGAGATCGTCTTTTTGCGCAACATCGCCAACACCCTGGCGGGTCTGATTTCCCGGCGGCGGGCGGAACAGGAACTCACCCGTCTGTTGGCCACGCTGGATGCCAAGGTGCTGGAACGCACCCAACGGCTCAACGAAAAGATCCGGGAGTTGGAAAATACCCGCCATGAGTTGATCGCCCAGGAGAAACT is from Magnetococcales bacterium and encodes:
- a CDS encoding GAF domain-containing protein, whose protein sequence is MVRHLRFKSKITFFFLLILAAFVVNAVQAVLHYQTNTSSWKRDHLTRQTSILIHEITQNADYVHREVEYFLRTKDPKSGERVVTLLQEMFPRLQELDGLRVMPDDHSSESVQERIRVQLELFRRIQAKLLEIGLNEESGEHGRIRARIHRIEELLQDENAFELLASMLQLRRHEKDFMERKQIVYLERFNAEVARFGELLYRCRLQPAERKEIQESFLPYKHGFYTIASESLVVSQWIEQYRLQVQETERGMQDLLAALEQVYKMHDVAQSALLFDQFLRSQITFFLILLGIGLLLVWFQYDLLHAVNALSATARRVAEGGDYRIDVWRRDEVGELARSLQIMQESLTSRHRDLEETVKELKESEQENARALDRRSAISTILQQSLLSLTLEEILDKALQVVLEIPWLGVEKRGAIFLFNDVTGRLDLTVHRALSSELLDLCRSIPLGYCLCGRAGAEREVVMSHNLDGRHDIRFEGMTSHGHYCVPILSDQHLLGVLNVYLATGHVYDDDEIVFLRNIANTLAGLISRRRAEQELTRLLATLDAKVLERTQRLNEKIRELENTRHELIAQEKLASLGRLVAGIAHEVNTPIGVAYSAATQLLEESRSIAAMMAQDAVDVDALMTGIGIVEEASVLVSRNLQRAAELIQSFKRASIDQSSEAVREYRVGDVARDVLISLRNAFKKTQIDIGLECPETLRVMGIPGYLNQILTNLLLNSLTHGFEAGERAGRIDLRFVVQGRTLEFTYTDTGVGMSEEARSRAFEPFFTTNRGAGGSGLGLYICYNLITTKLRGTIGLVSESGEGVRFECRWPIEIRG
- a CDS encoding L,D-transpeptidase family protein, whose translation is MDHRKRVARAWLGGAIVSLAVWVSGVETVWAFHPDDVDRRRYVLKNRKEEVIGGNYYRHRVTPNDTMIILARDNHLGFNEIMLANPDQDPWSPRVGSKIRLDFRKVLPGLNNPARIVVNLPEMRVYHFRGDRVETYPIGVGQEGMMTPRVRTAVTGKMADPIWRPPASIRKEDPNLPEAIYPGPRNPLGTHAIYLSLPAYLMHGTNRPLGVGRRVSHGCIRLYPEDIVAFFPNVNTGDTVAIVNEPAKAGWRDGELYLEVYPILADLKHEGNEREWVTKAIKQALARRPDLQVTVDWRLAERMADNADGQSRRVGVATNAPVSAEAREAYMTVPEIPEEQTIPPGGLRLPNLEQLDREDGNPAAIRIDQPVPAVPYRSPVPQSAEPKTLSPAKPSFGAPIPAPAAPGSSPPFPPEPDPEVGGGGAGAGGGEPMPPLSPEPTMDNEPDPLPMSEPEPAPMPEPPPTSWPPELPPELPPGVEPRLPGDGTL